From a single Flavobacterium sp. genomic region:
- a CDS encoding TonB-dependent receptor encodes MVTDIKVRGDKEIEQIPSIKDKALRINLNENIYGTFAEIGAGQETVRNFFRAGASSGTIAKAMSAYDKDFSDAIYGEEADGRYVTESRLRKMLTHEINLVEQRLSRDKHPNKLFFSYANTVATIDFAKQFKGHGWVGIVYQVEPDEDYNEIILHIRFKENDAKLQQETLGILGVNLIYGAFYKYNDPKKLLRYLYDHLDKDQLEIDTVNFSGPRFANVDNRLMSLQLVKNGMTDAVMFGPDGKNILPAAVLYKKNILALRGSFRPVTKVNMDMYEESYNMFIKENKVAEENTFVVFEITLSNLKAEGEIDERDFLDRAELLCNLGKNVMISNFQEYFKVVEYFSNYSKARMGLAMGVNNLVEIFDEKYYRHLSGGILEAFGKLFYRDLKVYLYPMKDDNGNVVTSENLKVHPRMKELYKFFKFNGKVIDIKDYEEKNLDIFSRKILKMICKGETGWEEMLPEGTADIIKKEKLFSYACEVDFKEVEKIE; translated from the coding sequence ATGGTTACAGATATTAAAGTTCGCGGAGATAAAGAGATTGAGCAAATCCCTTCCATTAAAGATAAAGCATTAAGAATCAACCTTAATGAAAACATCTATGGAACGTTTGCTGAAATTGGTGCAGGACAAGAAACAGTGCGTAACTTTTTTAGAGCTGGAGCTTCCTCTGGTACTATTGCAAAAGCAATGTCAGCATATGACAAAGACTTTAGCGATGCTATTTATGGCGAAGAAGCAGACGGTCGTTATGTAACTGAAAGTCGTCTTCGTAAAATGTTAACACATGAAATTAATCTTGTAGAACAACGTTTAAGCCGAGACAAACATCCTAATAAATTGTTCTTTAGTTACGCAAATACCGTAGCTACGATTGATTTTGCAAAACAATTTAAAGGACATGGTTGGGTAGGAATTGTATATCAAGTTGAACCCGATGAAGATTATAACGAAATTATTCTTCACATCCGATTTAAAGAAAATGATGCCAAATTACAACAAGAAACCTTAGGGATTTTAGGGGTAAACTTGATTTACGGCGCTTTTTACAAATACAACGATCCAAAAAAATTACTTCGTTATTTATACGACCATTTAGATAAAGATCAATTAGAAATTGATACGGTAAATTTCTCAGGTCCACGTTTTGCTAATGTTGACAATCGTTTGATGAGTTTGCAATTGGTTAAAAATGGCATGACAGATGCCGTAATGTTTGGTCCTGATGGAAAAAACATACTTCCAGCAGCGGTTTTATACAAGAAAAACATCTTAGCTTTAAGAGGAAGTTTTAGACCCGTTACTAAAGTAAATATGGATATGTATGAAGAATCATACAACATGTTTATTAAAGAAAATAAAGTAGCAGAAGAAAATACGTTTGTTGTTTTTGAAATTACGCTTTCCAACTTAAAAGCAGAAGGAGAAATTGACGAACGCGATTTCTTAGATAGAGCCGAATTACTTTGTAATTTAGGTAAAAACGTAATGATTTCTAATTTCCAAGAGTATTTCAAAGTAGTAGAATATTTCTCAAATTATTCTAAAGCGCGTATGGGATTAGCCATGGGTGTTAATAATTTAGTGGAAATTTTCGATGAAAAATATTACCGTCATTTATCTGGTGGAATTTTAGAAGCCTTTGGTAAATTATTTTATCGCGATTTAAAAGTGTATTTATATCCGATGAAAGATGACAATGGAAATGTTGTTACTTCTGAAAACTTAAAAGTACACCCACGAATGAAAGAATTGTATAAGTTCTTTAAATTCAACGGAAAAGTAATTGACATTAAAGATTACGAAGAAAAGAACTTAGATATTTTCTCCAGAAAAATACTTAAAATGATTTGTAAAGGCGAAACTGGTTGGGAAGAAATGCTTCCTGAAGGAACTGCTGATATCATTAAGAAAGAAAAACTTTTCTCTTACGCTTGCGAAGTCGATTTTAAAGAAGTAGAGAAAATTGAATAA
- a CDS encoding MBL fold metallo-hydrolase, whose amino-acid sequence MKIYFLGTGTSQGIPVIGSHHSVCLSTDKKDNRLRVSVWVETDANSIVIDCGPDFRQQMLNSKCPKIDALLFTHEHADHTAGLDDIRPFFFKQGAIAIYAHNRVLKNLEKRFDYIFETENKYPGAPSVTENEVIQNIPFIVNKEEIIPINAYHGSLQVFGYRIQDFVYLTDVKTMESSEIKKTKNCNILVVNCLREESHATHFNLEEVLHFISLVQPKTTYLTHISHLFGFHEEIQKKLPENVFVAYDNLEITI is encoded by the coding sequence GTGAAAATTTACTTTTTAGGAACCGGAACCTCTCAAGGAATTCCAGTAATTGGAAGTCATCATTCCGTTTGTTTGAGTACAGACAAAAAAGACAACAGATTACGTGTTTCGGTATGGGTTGAAACCGATGCAAATTCTATTGTGATTGATTGTGGTCCCGATTTCAGACAACAAATGCTCAATTCGAAATGTCCTAAAATTGATGCTTTGTTATTTACTCATGAACATGCCGACCACACTGCGGGTTTAGATGATATTCGTCCGTTCTTTTTCAAACAAGGCGCAATTGCAATTTATGCACACAATAGAGTACTTAAAAACTTGGAAAAAAGATTCGATTATATTTTTGAAACCGAAAATAAATATCCAGGCGCTCCATCTGTCACAGAAAATGAAGTGATTCAAAACATCCCGTTTATTGTAAATAAAGAAGAGATTATTCCAATTAATGCTTACCATGGTTCATTGCAAGTTTTTGGATACCGCATTCAAGATTTTGTGTATTTGACCGATGTTAAAACAATGGAATCATCTGAAATTAAAAAAACAAAGAATTGTAACATTTTAGTTGTTAATTGTTTGCGAGAAGAATCACATGCAACACATTTTAATTTAGAAGAAGTTTTACATTTCATATCTTTGGTGCAACCAAAAACAACGTATTTGACACACATTAGCCATTTGTTTGGTTTTCACGAAGAAATTCAGAAAAAACTACCCGAAAATGTTTTTGTGGCTTATGATAATTTAGAAATAACGATTTAA
- a CDS encoding hydrolase, with protein sequence MKNVILYALIFSLLFNVFQYINSTKILEAKDKEVVKVKDRLKISRDSVFTLANANYFALESDQDAQEYFYSNGLDYQKTAIKVKEDLITLNENKNGNKLVPYEPINGKPFLINTSKVLNHRWIIAEFSNGDFWGQILVKYFVSEGKTTEFETVETVLYEKQTKE encoded by the coding sequence ATGAAAAATGTAATATTATATGCTTTAATTTTCTCTTTATTGTTTAATGTATTTCAATACATTAACTCTACTAAAATTTTAGAAGCTAAAGATAAAGAAGTGGTTAAAGTAAAAGACCGTCTTAAAATATCTAGAGATTCTGTGTTTACTTTGGCCAATGCAAATTATTTTGCCTTAGAAAGTGACCAAGATGCACAAGAGTATTTTTATTCCAATGGTTTAGATTATCAAAAAACAGCAATTAAAGTTAAAGAAGACTTAATTACTTTAAACGAAAATAAGAACGGAAACAAGTTGGTACCTTATGAGCCCATTAATGGAAAACCATTTTTGATCAATACATCTAAAGTATTAAATCATAGATGGATTATTGCAGAATTTTCAAATGGTGATTTTTGGGGGCAAATTCTCGTAAAATATTTTGTTTCGGAAGGAAAGACTACTGAATTTGAGACTGTAGAAACAGTTCTTTATGAAAAACAAACGAAAGAGTAA
- a CDS encoding aminotransferase class V-fold PLP-dependent enzyme, whose translation MSTTATKTQLECYFEQFRNDIIGINQNFKSPFGDKKIIYTDWTASGRLYRPIEDKLINDFGPFVANTHTETSVTGTAMTMAYHEARHIIKHHVNASQTDILITDGTGMTGVVNKFQRILGLRIPENLKEFTAIPSELKPIVFISHMEHHSNQTSWLETIADVVVIPADENGLFCINQLKILLEKYKDRSFKIASITSCSNVTGIRTPYHEVAKLMHQNSGVCFVDFACSGPYVNINMHPEDAESYLDAIFFSPHKFLGGPGTSGVLIFNKNLYKNNVPDCPGGGTVSWTNPWGEHKYIDNIEDREDGGTPGFLQVMKTALAIQLKEKMGVQNILDREHELVDYIFSELNSIDNLHILANQHQDRLGVISFYIDDLHFNLGVKLLNDKFGIQTRGGCSCAGTYGHYLLHVDQETSHDLVCKISSGDLIQKPGWIRMSIHPTTTSEEIEFVCNNIKALAANHKEWGVDYEYNPKTNEFVHKNAKNDIQEMVHNWFKV comes from the coding sequence ATGTCTACTACCGCTACTAAAACCCAATTAGAATGTTATTTTGAGCAATTTAGAAACGACATAATTGGTATCAATCAAAATTTTAAATCACCTTTTGGCGACAAAAAGATTATATATACTGATTGGACAGCCAGTGGAAGATTGTATCGTCCAATAGAAGACAAATTAATAAATGATTTTGGTCCTTTTGTAGCCAATACCCACACGGAAACTTCCGTTACAGGAACTGCTATGACAATGGCCTATCACGAAGCACGTCATATCATCAAACATCATGTAAATGCTTCTCAGACGGATATTTTAATTACTGATGGAACCGGAATGACAGGTGTGGTGAATAAATTTCAACGTATATTAGGACTACGAATTCCAGAAAATTTAAAAGAATTTACAGCAATTCCAAGCGAGTTGAAACCAATCGTTTTTATTTCACACATGGAGCATCATTCTAACCAAACCTCATGGTTAGAAACCATTGCAGATGTAGTGGTAATTCCTGCAGATGAAAATGGGTTGTTTTGCATCAACCAATTAAAGATTTTATTAGAAAAATACAAAGACAGAAGTTTTAAAATAGCATCAATTACATCTTGTTCAAACGTAACCGGAATAAGAACACCATATCATGAAGTGGCAAAACTAATGCATCAAAATAGCGGAGTTTGCTTTGTGGATTTTGCTTGTTCGGGTCCGTATGTGAATATAAACATGCATCCAGAAGATGCTGAAAGTTATTTAGATGCAATCTTCTTTTCACCACATAAATTTTTAGGAGGACCTGGTACTTCGGGTGTTTTGATTTTTAATAAAAATTTATATAAAAACAACGTTCCAGATTGTCCTGGTGGCGGAACAGTAAGTTGGACAAACCCTTGGGGTGAGCACAAATACATTGATAATATTGAAGATAGAGAAGATGGTGGAACTCCAGGTTTTTTACAAGTAATGAAAACCGCTTTAGCAATTCAGTTGAAGGAAAAAATGGGTGTTCAGAATATTTTAGACCGCGAACATGAGTTGGTGGATTATATTTTTTCGGAATTAAATTCAATTGATAATTTACATATTCTTGCCAATCAACATCAAGATAGGTTAGGGGTTATTTCATTTTATATTGATGACTTACACTTTAATTTAGGCGTAAAATTATTAAATGATAAATTCGGAATTCAAACCCGTGGTGGTTGCAGCTGTGCAGGAACTTACGGACATTATTTGTTACACGTAGATCAAGAAACTTCGCACGATTTGGTTTGTAAAATTTCATCTGGAGATTTAATTCAAAAACCAGGATGGATTCGCATGTCAATTCACCCAACGACTACTTCTGAAGAGATTGAATTCGTGTGTAACAATATTAAGGCACTAGCTGCCAATCACAAAGAATGGGGTGTAGATTACGAATACAATCCAAAAACCAACGAATTTGTTCATAAAAATGCCAAAAATGACATTCAAGAAATGGTTCATAATTGGTTTAAGGTATGA
- a CDS encoding lysophospholipid acyltransferase family protein, which translates to MQLLIYLIIYPFLWIISILPYRIFYLFSDFVCFLTYNVFGYRKKIVRNNIKLALPHLSDNERLAIEKKFYIHLCDMFLEMIKTISISQKEIEKRFTFSNMEVYYDLEKKNKSIALMCAHYASYEWVVSMNYYINCKGFGIYKKLANPHFDKLVKRIRSKFKAELITTKETIPTITENYKNNVMSLYGFASDQSPRPNSAHHSASFMGHIVPVHTGAEMLAKRFDMNVIFLRVKKVKRGYYEASFEVLSDDVQSVPNYEITDKFLKLVEDQIHEAPEYYFWTHKRWKNIEGKLK; encoded by the coding sequence ATGCAGTTATTAATTTACCTAATTATCTATCCTTTTTTGTGGATAATATCCATACTACCCTACCGTATTTTTTATTTGTTTTCTGATTTTGTTTGTTTTTTAACTTACAACGTTTTTGGTTACCGAAAAAAAATAGTACGTAATAATATCAAATTAGCTTTACCTCATTTGTCTGATAATGAGCGCCTAGCTATTGAAAAGAAATTTTATATCCACCTGTGTGATATGTTTTTAGAGATGATTAAAACGATTTCAATTTCGCAAAAAGAAATTGAAAAACGTTTTACTTTTAGCAACATGGAAGTGTATTATGATTTGGAAAAAAAGAATAAAAGCATTGCTTTAATGTGCGCTCATTATGCTAGTTATGAATGGGTAGTTTCTATGAACTATTATATCAACTGCAAAGGATTTGGAATTTATAAAAAATTAGCGAATCCACATTTTGACAAGCTAGTAAAAAGAATACGCTCAAAATTTAAAGCAGAATTGATTACGACCAAAGAAACAATTCCAACAATAACAGAAAATTATAAAAACAATGTAATGAGTCTTTATGGATTTGCAAGCGATCAATCTCCTCGACCAAATTCAGCCCATCACTCGGCTTCGTTTATGGGGCATATTGTTCCTGTTCATACAGGAGCAGAAATGCTTGCGAAACGTTTTGATATGAATGTGATTTTTTTAAGAGTAAAGAAAGTAAAAAGAGGCTATTATGAGGCCAGTTTTGAAGTGCTTTCAGATGATGTTCAATCTGTTCCAAACTATGAAATTACAGACAAATTCTTAAAACTAGTTGAAGATCAAATTCATGAAGCTCCAGAATATTACTTTTGGACGCATAAAAGATGGAAAAATATAGAAGGAAAGCTCAAGTAA
- a CDS encoding rhomboid family intramembrane serine protease codes for MNIILLVVIVINALISYKAINDTYFFRKYEFHIGSIKSGEQLRIISSGFLHVDFQHLFFNMFTLYFFAPYVIFNLSTMYFLYIYMGSLIAGNLLTFYFHKNDYSYRAVGASGAVTGVIFSAILLEPNLYMYGFIPGYVFGFAYMLFSIYGMKAKNDSIGHVAHFGGAIGGYAITLARYPQLITTEPLTVGALLVPIVVLFILQKLNKL; via the coding sequence ATGAATATTATTTTATTAGTTGTAATTGTCATAAATGCTCTAATTAGCTACAAGGCAATAAACGATACTTACTTTTTTAGAAAATACGAATTTCACATCGGAAGTATCAAATCAGGTGAGCAATTACGCATAATAAGTTCGGGTTTTTTACATGTTGATTTCCAACATTTGTTTTTTAACATGTTTACCTTGTATTTTTTTGCACCCTATGTTATTTTTAATCTTTCCACCATGTACTTTCTATATATTTATATGGGAAGTTTAATTGCAGGAAATTTATTGACTTTTTATTTTCATAAAAATGATTATTCGTATCGAGCGGTTGGGGCTTCGGGTGCTGTTACAGGTGTGATTTTTAGCGCTATTTTACTAGAGCCTAATTTGTATATGTATGGATTTATTCCAGGTTATGTTTTTGGATTTGCTTATATGTTGTTCTCTATATACGGAATGAAAGCTAAAAACGATTCTATTGGGCATGTGGCGCATTTTGGTGGTGCTATTGGTGGTTATGCAATTACGTTAGCAAGATATCCACAACTTATTACCACAGAACCATTAACGGTTGGGGCATTATTAGTGCCAATTGTAGTTTTGTTCATTCTCCAAAAATTAAATAAGTTGTAA